A genomic stretch from Shewanella sediminis HAW-EB3 includes:
- a CDS encoding glycine C-acetyltransferase: protein MTTTSFYNQINQQLADVKAEGLYKSERVIVSPQQTEIRVNGTEVMNFCANNYLGLANHPELIKAAQAGLNDHGFGMASVRFICGTQDIHKQLESSLSEFLGMEDTILYSSCFDANAGLFETLLSAEDAIISDALNHASIIDGVRLCKAKRFRYANNDMADLEAQLKAAKEAGARNIMIATDGVFSMDGVIANLKGVCDLADKYGALVMVDDSHAVGFIGANGRGTHEYCEVMDRVDIITGTLGKALGGASGGFTSAKKEVVDWLRQRSRPYLFSNSLAPSIVTASIHVLEMLKSGQALREAVWENSRYFREKMTEAGFTLGGADHAIIPVMIGDAKLAGDFANRLLEENIYVVGFSFPVVPKGQARIRTQMSAAHTKAQIDRAIEAFTRIAKEMGII, encoded by the coding sequence GTGACAACGACCTCATTCTACAACCAGATCAATCAACAGCTCGCTGACGTTAAAGCCGAAGGCTTATACAAGAGTGAGCGCGTAATCGTCTCTCCTCAGCAAACCGAAATTAGGGTCAATGGAACCGAAGTGATGAACTTCTGTGCCAATAACTACCTTGGTCTTGCCAACCACCCAGAGCTGATAAAAGCGGCTCAAGCCGGTTTGAATGACCATGGTTTTGGTATGGCTTCAGTTCGTTTTATTTGTGGTACCCAAGATATTCATAAGCAACTCGAATCTAGCCTGAGTGAATTTTTAGGCATGGAAGACACGATTCTTTACTCTTCATGCTTCGATGCGAATGCGGGTCTTTTTGAAACACTACTAAGTGCCGAAGACGCCATCATCTCAGATGCCCTTAATCATGCTTCAATTATTGACGGAGTACGCCTCTGTAAGGCTAAGCGCTTCCGTTACGCCAACAACGATATGGCCGATCTAGAAGCTCAACTTAAGGCCGCAAAAGAAGCCGGTGCCCGTAACATCATGATTGCTACCGATGGGGTATTCTCGATGGATGGCGTTATAGCCAACCTGAAGGGTGTCTGTGATCTCGCCGATAAATACGGTGCGCTCGTTATGGTCGATGACTCTCATGCGGTAGGTTTCATTGGAGCCAATGGTCGTGGCACACATGAATATTGCGAAGTGATGGATCGCGTCGATATTATCACCGGTACCTTAGGTAAGGCCTTAGGCGGTGCATCGGGTGGATTTACATCGGCTAAAAAAGAGGTGGTTGATTGGTTACGTCAACGCTCTCGTCCATACCTATTCTCTAATTCTTTAGCTCCTTCTATTGTCACGGCATCGATTCATGTACTCGAAATGCTCAAGTCAGGACAGGCACTACGTGAAGCCGTTTGGGAAAATAGTCGTTACTTCCGTGAAAAAATGACCGAAGCAGGCTTTACTTTAGGTGGTGCAGATCATGCAATTATCCCGGTAATGATTGGCGATGCTAAACTAGCTGGTGACTTCGCAAACCGACTACTCGAAGAAAATATCTATGTCGTCGGTTTCTCATTCCCGGTTGTACCTAAGGGACAAGCGCGTATCCGCACTCAGATGTCTGCGGCTCACACTAAAGCACAGATAGACAGAGCTATCGAGGCGTTTACTCGTATAGCCAAAGAGATGGGTATCATTTAA
- a CDS encoding TetR/AcrR family transcriptional regulator, with protein sequence MKTRDKIIYTSLELFNEHGERNITTNHIAAHLGISPGNLYYHFRNKEDIIRSIFALYHDHLESGFQPYEGEPISIELLINYFDAMFYAMWEFRFMYANLSDILSRDEELKKLYLAAQKQVLTRSSQILIKLNQDGVLSIEQDEIIPLTETMKMIVSFWIGYKQIHSIDTRITKTSLYEGLLRLLMIAKAYSTPDSRATFVRLEQHYRRLAASPTAQSV encoded by the coding sequence ATGAAAACCCGCGATAAAATTATCTATACCAGCTTGGAGCTGTTTAACGAACACGGTGAAAGGAATATCACTACCAATCATATCGCAGCGCACCTGGGGATCAGCCCGGGTAACCTCTATTACCACTTCCGTAATAAAGAGGACATTATTCGTTCCATTTTTGCCCTGTACCATGATCACCTCGAGTCAGGATTCCAGCCCTACGAGGGTGAGCCTATCAGCATTGAGCTCCTCATCAATTACTTTGATGCTATGTTCTATGCGATGTGGGAGTTTCGTTTCATGTACGCGAATCTGTCCGACATTCTAAGCCGTGATGAGGAACTTAAAAAACTCTATCTAGCCGCTCAGAAACAGGTGCTTACCCGTAGCAGCCAGATCTTGATCAAGCTGAATCAGGATGGAGTCCTCTCGATAGAACAGGATGAGATCATCCCTCTTACCGAAACGATGAAGATGATTGTCAGCTTCTGGATTGGCTACAAACAGATCCACTCTATCGATACCCGTATCACCAAGACATCACTCTATGAAGGCCTGCTTAGGTTATTAATGATTGCGAAAGCCTATTCGACTCCCGATTCACGGGCAACCTTTGTTCGGCTCGAGCAACATTACCGTAGACTGGCCGCATCGCCAACCGCACAGAGCGTCTGA
- a CDS encoding TetR/AcrR family transcriptional regulator: MKTRDKIIHASLKLFNERGERNITTNHIAAYLNISPGNLYYHFRNKEDIISSIFLLYEAHLDSGFQPYMGQEVNLELLVGYFDTMFETLWEFRFMYDNLTDILTRDEAVLKRYQHTQQQALTRSSHILSKLRQDGVLAIEQEQITPLADTMRMIACFWIGYKQTHSINATITKASLYEGLLRVLMIFKAHATPESQGTFTRLEQHYQAMANTCFMPNLDVHSLAS, from the coding sequence ATGAAAACCCGCGATAAAATTATCCACGCCAGTTTGAAGTTATTTAACGAGCGCGGTGAAAGAAATATCACAACTAATCATATTGCCGCCTACCTCAATATTAGCCCCGGAAACCTCTATTACCATTTTCGTAATAAAGAAGACATTATCAGCTCCATATTCCTCCTGTATGAGGCTCACTTAGACTCAGGTTTTCAACCTTATATGGGGCAAGAGGTCAACCTGGAGTTACTCGTTGGTTATTTCGATACTATGTTCGAAACCCTCTGGGAGTTTCGCTTCATGTACGATAACCTGACCGACATTCTGACTCGGGATGAGGCCGTTCTGAAACGATATCAGCACACCCAGCAACAAGCCTTAACTCGCTCCAGCCACATCTTATCTAAACTGAGACAAGATGGTGTGCTCGCCATAGAACAGGAGCAGATAACGCCACTGGCAGATACGATGCGAATGATCGCCTGTTTCTGGATTGGCTATAAACAGACACACTCAATTAATGCCACCATAACCAAGGCTTCTCTGTATGAAGGCCTACTCAGGGTACTGATGATCTTTAAGGCTCATGCAACTCCTGAATCACAAGGCACCTTCACCAGGCTCGAACAACATTATCAAGCCATGGCTAACACCTGCTTTATGCCCAACTTAGACGTACACTCGTTGGCGTCATAA
- the waaA gene encoding lipid IV(A) 3-deoxy-D-manno-octulosonic acid transferase, whose amino-acid sequence MNRFIYSILLYLLFPLLVIYLAVRAIKSPDYRGRWGERFGLTSLKGSDLLIHSVSMGETLAAIPLIKAIQQAHPQLSITVTTTSPTGSAEVTKAFGDSVQHCYLPFDLPFSVRRFLKQVDPQYCIIMETELWPNLIHQASRCGIKLMLANARLSEKSAGKYQKQITLSQPMLQSLDSIAAQSQQAADRFIALGVNADRVEVCGSLKFDLTIADDKREQAKALRQQWRAVTCPVWIAGSVHPGEFDAILAAHRHLLTIYPDALLIMVPRHPEKFDAAASKISESGFTLARRSLKESVDDETQVLLGDTMGELLTFYGAADQAFVGGTIVENGGHNPLEPAALGLPVFVGPHHWDFAEITGLLNEAGALQLVSSAEELGTALVRNFEDKSAYQVASEAGLSVVDANKGALQHQFDLANRLIAFE is encoded by the coding sequence ATGAACCGTTTTATTTATTCAATATTACTCTATCTACTTTTTCCTCTGTTGGTTATATATTTAGCCGTGCGTGCCATCAAGAGTCCCGATTACCGTGGTAGGTGGGGGGAGAGGTTTGGCCTTACATCCCTCAAGGGGAGCGACCTGCTTATTCATTCAGTCTCTATGGGGGAGACTCTTGCGGCCATTCCTCTGATTAAAGCGATCCAACAAGCGCACCCTCAGCTTAGCATCACAGTGACTACGACGAGTCCAACCGGCTCTGCCGAGGTGACAAAAGCCTTCGGTGACAGCGTTCAGCACTGTTATCTGCCTTTCGATCTGCCCTTTAGTGTTCGTCGGTTCCTGAAACAGGTGGATCCGCAGTACTGCATCATTATGGAGACCGAACTGTGGCCAAACTTGATCCATCAGGCCTCTCGCTGTGGAATCAAGTTGATGCTCGCCAATGCGCGTTTATCTGAAAAATCGGCCGGTAAATATCAAAAGCAGATAACCCTTTCTCAGCCTATGTTGCAGAGTCTGGACTCGATAGCGGCTCAGTCACAACAAGCTGCAGATCGTTTTATCGCACTAGGTGTGAACGCAGACAGGGTTGAGGTGTGTGGCAGCTTGAAGTTTGATCTTACCATTGCCGATGACAAGCGTGAGCAGGCCAAGGCATTGCGCCAACAATGGCGCGCTGTAACCTGCCCGGTATGGATTGCAGGCAGCGTTCACCCCGGTGAGTTCGATGCTATCCTGGCTGCACACAGACATCTGTTGACGATATACCCGGATGCCCTGCTTATCATGGTGCCACGTCATCCAGAGAAGTTTGATGCGGCGGCGTCGAAGATATCTGAATCCGGGTTCACTCTCGCCAGACGTAGCTTAAAAGAGAGCGTCGATGATGAGACTCAGGTACTCCTGGGCGATACCATGGGAGAGTTATTAACCTTCTATGGCGCGGCCGATCAGGCATTTGTCGGTGGCACAATAGTTGAAAATGGCGGTCATAATCCGCTAGAACCTGCGGCGCTGGGCCTGCCCGTATTTGTCGGACCACATCATTGGGATTTCGCCGAGATCACGGGCCTGCTCAACGAGGCAGGAGCCCTGCAGCTGGTCTCGTCGGCCGAAGAGTTAGGCACAGCGTTAGTGCGTAACTTTGAAGATAAGTCGGCATATCAGGTAGCCAGCGAAGCTGGGTTAAGTGTTGTTGACGCCAACAAGGGGGCGTTACAGCATCAGTTTGATCTTGCCAATCGGTTGATCGCCTTCGAATGA
- a CDS encoding GntR family transcriptional regulator, giving the protein MTLNDQIKLAGLNDIEHLSKISGESVQALDSWANSNTQMFKVIIDGAALLNRVEKNLESHAPFRDVVSYLSKQYEVGEEVLSERSMELEFGHTRSVVREQLAKLESYGYLSKKQGKKTIIIKAFEKNLLDKLP; this is encoded by the coding sequence ATGACACTAAATGACCAAATAAAGCTGGCAGGATTGAATGATATTGAACATCTCTCAAAAATTAGTGGAGAATCAGTTCAAGCTTTAGATAGTTGGGCCAATAGCAATACACAAATGTTCAAAGTTATTATAGATGGGGCTGCGTTACTTAATCGTGTTGAAAAAAACTTAGAATCCCACGCTCCCTTTAGAGATGTTGTCAGTTATTTATCAAAGCAGTATGAAGTTGGTGAGGAAGTACTTTCCGAACGAAGTATGGAACTAGAATTTGGTCATACGAGGTCCGTGGTAAGAGAGCAACTGGCCAAACTAGAATCTTATGGTTACTTATCCAAAAAGCAAGGCAAAAAAACTATAATAATTAAGGCTTTTGAAAAAAACCTATTAGATAAACTGCCCTAA
- a CDS encoding 3-deoxy-D-manno-octulosonic acid kinase: MQIKQTSSGAIAYCDATPETISVPWFTFDYWQSQGAITGSSKGRYTTWFVKPNMAETDKSEWVLRHYYRGGLMEKISKDSYFYTGLKNTRAVAELSLLELLYSEGFEVPRPIAANVERNGLYYRADIIIERVEGAQDLVAQLSKSPMSDLQWQQLGACIAKFHQRGVYHADLNAKNILITPDKFYLIDFDRGEIRTPNPKWQGANLERLLRSFRKELAKLPTLAFNETNWQSLMQGYSNP; encoded by the coding sequence ATGCAGATTAAACAAACCTCATCAGGCGCTATCGCATATTGCGATGCCACGCCTGAAACCATCTCAGTGCCGTGGTTTACCTTCGATTACTGGCAGAGCCAAGGTGCTATAACAGGTTCATCAAAGGGCCGATACACCACCTGGTTTGTTAAACCCAATATGGCTGAGACAGACAAGAGTGAATGGGTGCTGCGCCACTACTATCGCGGTGGGCTGATGGAAAAGATCAGCAAGGACTCCTATTTTTACACCGGTCTGAAAAACACCAGAGCGGTGGCTGAGTTATCACTATTAGAATTGCTGTATAGCGAAGGATTTGAAGTCCCCCGCCCCATCGCCGCCAACGTAGAGAGAAACGGTCTCTATTATCGCGCCGATATCATTATCGAACGCGTGGAGGGGGCCCAAGATCTGGTGGCCCAACTGAGCAAGTCGCCGATGTCAGATCTACAATGGCAGCAACTAGGTGCCTGTATCGCTAAATTCCACCAGCGAGGGGTCTATCATGCCGATCTCAACGCCAAGAATATCCTTATCACACCAGATAAATTCTACCTTATCGACTTCGACAGAGGTGAAATTCGCACGCCAAACCCCAAGTGGCAAGGTGCCAACCTGGAGAGGTTGTTACGCTCCTTCAGGAAGGAGCTGGCTAAGCTACCAACTTTAGCCTTCAATGAGACCAATTGGCAAAGTTTGATGCAGGGATATTCTAACCCTTAG
- the rfbD gene encoding dTDP-4-dehydrorhamnose reductase produces the protein MTNSRLKVLILGKSGQLAQALIANKPTPIECVALGHLDINLAVTGEIESAITTNRADIIINTAAYTQVDLAESEPSLAFEINALAVENIAKAARNTNVHLIHLSTDYVFDGKQSTPYTIFDTPHPINIYGASKLTGEKALRQCMPVGSTTVRTSSVYSQYGNNFVKTMLRLMREKSEIKVISDQISSPTSAKELARFLWMLTEQESLSPLYHWCDSGKTSWYQFAVTIQQLALKYGKLEKAISIIPISSQEYGAAALRPPFSQLDIGQSQALLHSKPWQENLESLIKRL, from the coding sequence ATGACAAACTCAAGATTGAAGGTACTCATCTTAGGAAAAAGCGGTCAGCTTGCCCAAGCGCTTATCGCCAATAAACCCACTCCTATCGAATGCGTCGCACTCGGGCACCTCGATATAAACTTAGCAGTTACCGGTGAGATAGAATCGGCTATCACGACTAACAGAGCGGATATCATCATCAATACAGCGGCCTATACTCAGGTCGACTTGGCCGAATCAGAGCCTTCATTAGCATTCGAAATCAATGCGCTTGCGGTAGAAAATATTGCGAAGGCGGCGCGAAATACCAATGTCCATCTGATCCATCTCTCCACCGACTATGTCTTCGATGGAAAACAGAGTACTCCCTACACCATCTTTGATACCCCGCACCCTATCAATATCTATGGTGCCTCGAAGTTAACTGGTGAAAAAGCGCTTCGACAATGTATGCCAGTCGGGTCGACCACAGTGCGAACCTCATCGGTGTATTCGCAATATGGCAATAACTTCGTTAAAACCATGCTTAGACTGATGCGTGAAAAGTCTGAGATAAAGGTGATATCGGATCAGATCAGCAGCCCGACCTCAGCCAAAGAGCTGGCACGCTTCCTATGGATGCTCACAGAGCAAGAGTCACTGTCTCCCCTCTATCATTGGTGCGATAGTGGCAAGACCTCCTGGTATCAATTTGCCGTCACGATTCAGCAGTTGGCTCTGAAGTATGGCAAGTTAGAGAAAGCCATCTCGATTATTCCCATCTCATCCCAAGAGTATGGGGCTGCGGCGTTACGCCCGCCGTTCAGCCAGCTGGATATCGGTCAATCTCAAGCTCTGCTTCACTCCAAACCCTGGCAGGAAAACCTAGAGTCACTGATTAAGCGCCTCTAA
- the rfbB gene encoding dTDP-glucose 4,6-dehydratase — protein sequence MSMHKDKTVLVTGGAGFIGSALVRFLINETSHRVINLDKLTYAGNLESLTSIESNERYHFILGDICDRPLVDDILKRYQPDIIMHLAAESHVDRSIDGPDEFIQTNILGTYTLLEASRSYLAELEGCKQQDFRFHHISTDEVYGDLGETGLFTEQSPYNPSSPYSASKAASDHLVRAWCRTFQLPVVITNCSNNYGPFQFPEKLIPLVILNALEGKPLPVYGDGKQVRDWLYVDDHARALYKVATDGKPGSTYNIGGYNEKQNIDVITTICDQLNSLIESKPSGIEEFNQLITYVKDRPGHDLRYAIDATKIKNELGWKPVETFESGIVKTIQWYLDNLEWCRHIRDGSYRKISANDNNQMDETPNG from the coding sequence ATGAGTATGCACAAAGATAAAACTGTTCTGGTAACGGGCGGCGCCGGGTTCATCGGCTCAGCCCTGGTGAGATTTCTGATTAACGAGACATCTCACAGGGTTATCAACCTGGATAAATTAACCTATGCGGGTAACCTGGAGTCTTTAACCTCGATAGAGAGTAACGAGCGGTATCATTTCATTCTTGGGGACATCTGCGACCGCCCTTTGGTCGATGACATCCTGAAGCGGTACCAACCCGATATCATCATGCACCTTGCCGCCGAGAGCCATGTCGATCGCTCTATCGATGGGCCGGATGAGTTCATACAAACCAATATTCTTGGAACTTATACCCTGCTGGAAGCGAGTCGGAGTTATCTTGCTGAACTTGAAGGCTGTAAGCAACAAGACTTCAGGTTTCACCATATCTCAACCGATGAGGTCTATGGCGATTTGGGTGAAACCGGACTCTTCACCGAGCAGAGCCCGTATAATCCAAGCTCGCCCTACTCGGCAAGTAAGGCTGCCTCGGACCATCTGGTCAGGGCCTGGTGTCGCACATTCCAACTCCCCGTGGTGATCACCAATTGTTCAAATAACTATGGCCCCTTTCAATTTCCTGAAAAGCTGATACCTCTGGTCATCCTTAACGCCTTGGAGGGGAAACCTCTGCCGGTTTATGGCGATGGAAAACAGGTAAGAGACTGGTTATATGTCGACGATCATGCTCGCGCCCTCTACAAGGTAGCGACCGATGGCAAACCTGGCTCGACCTATAATATCGGCGGCTATAACGAAAAACAGAATATTGACGTTATCACCACCATCTGTGATCAGCTAAACAGCCTGATTGAAAGCAAACCCTCAGGCATCGAGGAGTTCAATCAACTGATCACTTATGTCAAAGACAGGCCGGGACACGATCTCCGTTATGCCATCGATGCCACCAAAATCAAGAATGAGTTGGGCTGGAAGCCTGTGGAAACGTTCGAGTCCGGCATAGTAAAAACCATCCAGTGGTATCTGGACAACCTCGAGTGGTGTCGCCATATCCGGGATGGCAGCTATCGGAAGATTTCAGCCAATGATAATAATCAAATGGATGAGACTCCTAACGGATGA
- the rfbC gene encoding dTDP-4-dehydrorhamnose 3,5-epimerase has protein sequence MKVIDTPIADLKIIEPNLFGDERGFFFESFRDSWFREHVSDVHFVQENHSRSKRGILRGLHYQSSQTQGKLVRVISGEVFDVAVDLRRESTTYGQWFGTYLSEENRRQLWIPAGFAHGFYVISESADCIYKCTDYYAPEFEKTIIWNDTELSVDWPLSRVNRSKTDDIAQPILSAKDSAGLAFNSREHWL, from the coding sequence ATGAAAGTCATCGACACCCCCATTGCAGATCTCAAGATTATCGAACCCAATCTATTTGGCGATGAGAGAGGTTTCTTCTTCGAGTCATTTCGGGACTCCTGGTTCAGGGAGCATGTCAGTGATGTTCACTTTGTTCAGGAAAACCACAGTAGATCCAAGCGAGGGATATTGAGGGGGCTGCACTATCAATCCAGCCAGACTCAGGGAAAACTGGTGCGTGTCATCTCCGGAGAGGTTTTCGATGTAGCCGTCGATCTGCGCAGAGAGAGCACCACATACGGACAGTGGTTCGGTACCTACCTTAGCGAAGAAAACAGACGCCAACTCTGGATCCCGGCAGGGTTTGCCCACGGCTTCTATGTCATCTCAGAATCGGCAGACTGTATCTATAAATGTACCGATTACTACGCGCCGGAGTTCGAAAAAACCATCATCTGGAACGATACTGAGTTATCGGTAGATTGGCCACTCTCCAGAGTCAACAGATCGAAGACCGACGACATAGCGCAGCCCATACTGTCGGCAAAGGACAGCGCGGGGCTAGCATTTAACAGTCGGGAGCACTGGCTATGA
- a CDS encoding glycosyltransferase family 9 protein, with protein sequence MSLKLNKINSLCLLRLSAIGDVCHAVAMVQAIQRKYPALKITWVIGKVEYQLLKHLEGVEFVIFDKSQGWRSYFNLRKALAGQRFDVLLHMQVALRATIASLAISAKVRIGFDRFRAKEGQWLVTNHKVEPQETPHVLEGFMGFAKALGVTDLSPKWNIPVPSADTEFAQKMIPDGDKTLVICAAASKAERNWLPERYAAVAEHAISRGCRVMLCGGPVPLEIELAEAIERACSQPLENQVGKTSLTQLLAILKQAAIVLAPDTGPAHMAVTQGTPVIGLYAHSNSGRTGPYFSLDTVVSVYDEVIAEQVDSPVWGTRAKGEHLMAKIEVTPVISQLDKLLS encoded by the coding sequence ATGAGCTTAAAACTTAATAAGATTAACTCCCTATGTCTGTTGCGTTTATCCGCCATCGGCGATGTATGCCATGCTGTGGCTATGGTGCAGGCGATACAGAGAAAATACCCGGCACTTAAGATAACCTGGGTGATAGGCAAGGTTGAGTATCAATTGCTTAAGCATCTTGAGGGGGTTGAGTTTGTTATTTTTGACAAGTCACAGGGTTGGCGCAGCTATTTCAATTTAAGAAAGGCATTAGCGGGGCAGAGGTTTGATGTGCTGCTACATATGCAAGTGGCCTTGAGAGCGACTATAGCCTCACTGGCAATATCTGCCAAGGTTCGAATCGGCTTCGATCGTTTCAGGGCTAAAGAGGGGCAGTGGTTAGTGACAAATCACAAGGTTGAGCCGCAAGAGACGCCACATGTGCTTGAAGGCTTTATGGGGTTCGCTAAGGCGCTTGGTGTTACCGATCTCTCTCCGAAATGGAATATTCCGGTTCCGTCAGCCGATACCGAGTTTGCCCAGAAGATGATCCCAGATGGCGATAAAACCTTAGTTATCTGTGCTGCGGCGAGTAAGGCTGAACGTAACTGGTTACCAGAACGCTACGCCGCTGTGGCTGAACATGCGATATCAAGAGGTTGTAGAGTAATGCTTTGTGGTGGGCCCGTACCCTTGGAAATAGAGTTAGCAGAAGCTATCGAGCGAGCTTGTTCTCAGCCCCTTGAAAATCAAGTCGGTAAGACCTCGTTGACTCAGCTGTTAGCTATCTTGAAGCAAGCCGCAATTGTATTGGCCCCCGATACCGGTCCAGCCCACATGGCAGTGACTCAAGGTACGCCAGTAATAGGGCTTTATGCGCACTCAAATTCTGGAAGGACGGGGCCCTATTTTAGCTTAGATACAGTTGTCAGCGTCTACGATGAGGTTATCGCAGAGCAAGTCGATAGCCCCGTATGGGGAACGCGAGCCAAGGGCGAGCATTTAATGGCGAAGATTGAAGTGACCCCAGTTATCAGCCAACTAGATAAGTTACTCAGTTAA
- a CDS encoding glycosyltransferase produces MENRSVALVLTSCNRFDLLEKTLVSFFKFNTYPIAQHIIIEDSHNLDKLNKVLVKFPGVDFTVLNNEPQLGQMKSIDRAYSKVTSEYIFHCEDDWEFYREGFIEDSFKVLDSDDKVVTIWLREQNDTNEHSVEPEVFKCKDPSGRDYQIMMRNYRRKADSDVWHGFTFNPGLRRLKDYQLVAPIGELGREWNMSELYHGKGFKGAIFETGYVRHIGDHRGIRYKIGESQFAKDVSVGCKRIKAGICKLFGV; encoded by the coding sequence GTGGAAAATAGAAGCGTAGCTTTGGTACTAACCAGCTGTAATAGGTTTGATTTGCTCGAAAAAACATTGGTGAGCTTTTTCAAGTTCAATACCTACCCTATTGCCCAACATATCATTATTGAAGATAGTCATAACCTGGACAAATTGAATAAGGTATTGGTTAAGTTTCCTGGTGTTGATTTTACCGTTTTAAATAATGAACCCCAGTTAGGGCAGATGAAAAGCATCGACAGGGCCTATAGTAAGGTAACTTCTGAGTATATCTTCCATTGTGAAGATGATTGGGAGTTCTACCGTGAAGGCTTTATTGAGGATTCGTTTAAAGTGCTCGATAGTGACGACAAGGTTGTGACCATTTGGCTTAGAGAGCAAAATGATACCAATGAGCACTCAGTCGAACCCGAAGTCTTTAAGTGCAAAGATCCTAGTGGCCGTGATTACCAAATCATGATGCGAAATTATAGAAGAAAGGCTGATTCAGACGTTTGGCACGGATTTACTTTTAATCCTGGTTTGAGAAGGCTCAAAGATTATCAGCTAGTTGCGCCCATTGGTGAGCTTGGCCGAGAGTGGAATATGAGTGAGCTATACCATGGAAAAGGATTTAAAGGGGCTATCTTTGAAACTGGTTATGTTCGCCACATCGGTGATCACAGAGGAATACGTTATAAGATCGGTGAGAGCCAATTTGCCAAAGATGTCTCTGTAGGATGCAAGCGAATTAAAGCGGGAATTTGTAAGCTGTTTGGCGTGTAA
- a CDS encoding glycosyltransferase family 25 protein: MKFKVYIINLDSSVDRWEQLSSQCDQMGIEYERVSAVRGSELTEQERAKVYDLPTNLEKYDKRLNDGEIGCYLSHIKCWEKIIEEELDFALILEDDVSLRENIKECIAQFFSMDSSDWDYIKLFHRKRLKMKVASLNLDEGVQLHKVAKLPASTCSQFVSQVGAKKLLKHSFPIARPVDVDIQYWFERELRCFVVSPPVAVPAGFDSEIDIIGQHRDYVQRRAFKRIWLRVIYEINVLLNTFKLSPFPKMKG; this comes from the coding sequence ATGAAGTTCAAAGTTTATATCATTAATTTAGATTCCAGCGTCGACCGATGGGAACAGCTCTCGAGTCAGTGTGACCAGATGGGCATTGAGTATGAGCGGGTTTCAGCCGTGAGAGGCAGTGAACTGACGGAGCAAGAAAGGGCAAAGGTTTACGACCTGCCAACCAACCTGGAAAAGTATGATAAGAGACTCAATGATGGCGAGATAGGTTGCTATTTGAGTCATATTAAATGCTGGGAAAAGATTATTGAAGAAGAGCTGGATTTTGCTCTTATTCTTGAAGATGATGTTTCTTTGCGAGAGAACATTAAGGAGTGCATTGCACAATTTTTCTCAATGGACTCATCTGACTGGGATTATATCAAGCTGTTTCACCGTAAACGATTGAAAATGAAGGTGGCATCGCTAAATTTAGATGAGGGAGTGCAGTTGCATAAAGTAGCAAAACTCCCAGCGAGTACCTGTTCTCAATTTGTGTCTCAGGTGGGGGCTAAAAAACTACTTAAGCATAGTTTTCCAATTGCTCGTCCGGTCGATGTAGATATTCAATATTGGTTTGAACGAGAGTTGCGTTGTTTTGTTGTCAGCCCTCCAGTTGCTGTTCCGGCAGGCTTTGATAGTGAAATAGATATAATTGGCCAGCACAGGGACTATGTTCAACGTCGGGCATTTAAGCGCATCTGGTTGCGGGTTATTTACGAGATAAACGTGTTGTTAAATACGTTTAAATTGTCACCATTCCCCAAAATGAAAGGCTAA